One part of the Streptomyces lydicus genome encodes these proteins:
- a CDS encoding YigZ family protein, with the protein MQEQYRTLAHEGVHEIEINKSRFLCALAPVATESEAQDFLARVRKEHPTARHHCWAYVLGADGDVQKASDDGEPGGTAGVPMLQMLLRREMRYVVAVVTRYFGGVKLGAGGLIRAYGGVVGEALDVLGTVTRQRFRLVTVTVDHQRAGRVENDLRTTGRAVREVTYGAQVHIEVGLPEADLDAFRAWLADATAGTAELEVGGEAYGEL; encoded by the coding sequence ATGCAGGAGCAGTACCGGACGCTCGCCCACGAGGGTGTCCACGAGATCGAGATCAACAAGTCCCGCTTCCTCTGCGCGCTCGCGCCCGTCGCGACCGAGAGCGAGGCCCAGGACTTCCTCGCGCGCGTCCGCAAGGAGCATCCGACCGCGCGCCACCACTGCTGGGCGTACGTCCTCGGGGCGGACGGCGATGTGCAGAAGGCGAGCGACGACGGCGAACCGGGCGGCACCGCGGGCGTCCCGATGCTGCAGATGCTCCTGCGGCGCGAGATGCGCTATGTCGTCGCCGTCGTCACCCGCTACTTCGGCGGCGTCAAGCTGGGCGCGGGCGGTCTCATCCGCGCGTACGGCGGTGTCGTCGGGGAGGCGCTGGACGTGCTGGGGACGGTCACCCGGCAGCGGTTCCGGCTGGTCACGGTCACCGTCGACCACCAACGGGCGGGGCGGGTCGAGAACGACCTGCGGACGACGGGGCGGGCGGTGCGCGAGGTGACGTACGGCGCGCAGGTGCACATCGAGGTCGGGCTTCCGGAAGCGGATCTGGACGCCTTCCGTGCCTGGCTCGCGGACGCCACGGCCGGTACGGCGGAGCTGGAGGTGGGCGGGGAGGCGTACGGGGAGCTCTGA
- a CDS encoding type VII secretion system-associated protein codes for MEESTQSAMTAGVPVTGEEMPEPPPEVIEAARNAPDHWLAMVDLTWQGEGPPPLWALIGQWRSGPTGEIEEWRDNPEYRPSPQMLDWSDPTDPVDRALQLAATGYGPGEDVARELARAEVSVLVTATGTPLAAASPEGTPVIPVYTSERYLESVGRLLYDRRPVADLVEQLPPGHALYLNPTGPISMLVDTEELRTALASAGAAPDAKREAGTAKALRPGTGAGGAEPVSGGRAIGKPARAANGSTVVGAGLAGSGISRTAR; via the coding sequence ATGGAAGAGAGCACACAGTCGGCGATGACGGCGGGCGTTCCCGTGACGGGCGAGGAGATGCCCGAGCCCCCGCCGGAAGTCATCGAGGCGGCACGCAACGCACCCGACCACTGGCTGGCCATGGTGGACCTGACCTGGCAGGGCGAGGGGCCACCGCCGCTCTGGGCGCTGATCGGGCAGTGGCGCTCGGGCCCGACCGGCGAGATCGAGGAGTGGCGGGACAACCCCGAGTACCGGCCGTCGCCGCAGATGCTGGACTGGTCCGACCCGACCGACCCGGTGGACCGCGCCCTGCAGCTCGCGGCGACCGGCTACGGCCCCGGGGAGGACGTCGCCCGGGAACTGGCGCGCGCGGAGGTCTCCGTGCTGGTCACCGCGACCGGTACGCCGCTGGCCGCCGCCTCGCCCGAGGGCACGCCGGTGATCCCGGTCTACACCTCGGAGCGCTACCTGGAGTCCGTGGGCCGGCTGCTCTACGACCGGCGTCCGGTGGCCGACCTCGTCGAGCAGCTGCCGCCGGGGCACGCGCTGTACCTCAACCCGACCGGCCCGATCAGCATGCTGGTGGACACCGAGGAGCTGCGTACGGCGCTCGCCTCGGCCGGTGCGGCACCGGACGCGAAGCGGGAGGCGGGCACGGCCAAGGCGCTGCGCCCGGGCACCGGCGCCGGGGGTGCCGAGCCGGTGAGCGGCGGCCGGGCCATCGGCAAGCCCGCCCGCGCCGCCAACGGCAGCACCGTCGTCGGGGCCGGCCTGGCCGGCAGCGGCATCTCCCGCACCGCCCGCTGA
- a CDS encoding APC family permease, with translation MPELLDERVGFVRRIGLFQATALNMSQMCGIGPFVTIPLMVAAFGGPQAVIGFLAGAVLALADGLIWAELGASLPGAGGSYVYLRQAFQYRTGKLMPFLFVWTAMLFIPLGMSTGVIGFVQYLGYLWPDMSQGQGDLAGIVVTVGIVVLLWRRVENIARLTVVLWTVMIASVALVIVAAFTHFSPERAVSYPAHAFELTTSHFWIGFAAGLTIGIYDYLGYNTVAYMGAEIRRPGRTIPRAVLSSILGIMAIYLLLQIGTLGVVRWQEMLDPHSTASTSVASAVLERTWGRAAADTVTVLILITAVASVFTGLLGGSRVPYDAARDRVFFHPYGKLHPRHRFPVLGLLTMGAVTATGFLLGRHTDLATIIQLLTTVMVIVQALAQVAAVTVLRRRQPGLRRPYRMWLYPLPSVVALAGWLVIYGYADANSPGRHPIEWSLAWVAAGVVAFLLWARHEKEWPFGPKRIDERYLHGADPDAERLAGEEGGPAGAEGAVGAPG, from the coding sequence ATGCCTGAACTCCTCGACGAGCGCGTGGGCTTCGTCCGCAGGATCGGGCTGTTCCAGGCCACCGCCCTCAACATGAGCCAGATGTGCGGCATCGGCCCCTTCGTGACCATCCCGCTGATGGTCGCCGCGTTCGGCGGGCCACAGGCGGTCATCGGGTTTCTCGCGGGCGCGGTGCTGGCGCTCGCGGACGGGCTGATCTGGGCCGAGCTGGGCGCCTCGCTGCCCGGCGCGGGCGGCAGTTACGTCTATCTGCGACAGGCGTTCCAGTACCGCACCGGCAAGCTGATGCCGTTTCTGTTCGTCTGGACGGCGATGCTGTTCATCCCGCTCGGGATGTCCACCGGCGTGATCGGCTTCGTCCAGTACCTGGGCTACCTGTGGCCGGACATGAGCCAGGGCCAGGGCGACCTCGCCGGCATCGTGGTCACCGTCGGCATCGTCGTCCTGCTGTGGCGACGGGTGGAGAACATCGCCAGGCTCACCGTCGTCCTGTGGACGGTGATGATCGCCTCCGTCGCCCTGGTCATCGTCGCCGCCTTCACCCACTTCAGCCCGGAGCGCGCCGTCAGCTATCCGGCGCACGCCTTCGAGCTGACGACAAGTCACTTCTGGATCGGTTTCGCGGCCGGCCTGACCATCGGCATCTACGACTACCTGGGCTACAACACCGTCGCGTACATGGGTGCCGAGATCCGCCGGCCCGGGCGGACCATCCCGCGCGCCGTGCTCTCCTCGATCCTCGGCATCATGGCGATCTACCTGCTGCTGCAGATCGGCACCCTGGGCGTGGTGCGCTGGCAGGAGATGCTCGACCCGCACTCCACGGCGTCCACCTCCGTCGCCTCCGCCGTACTGGAGCGGACCTGGGGCAGGGCCGCCGCCGACACCGTCACGGTGCTCATCCTGATCACCGCCGTCGCCTCCGTCTTCACCGGGCTCCTCGGCGGGTCCCGGGTGCCCTACGACGCCGCCCGGGACCGGGTCTTCTTCCATCCGTACGGCAAGCTCCACCCGCGCCACCGCTTCCCCGTCCTGGGCCTGCTCACCATGGGCGCCGTGACGGCGACGGGCTTCCTGCTCGGGCGCCACACCGATCTGGCCACCATCATCCAGCTGCTGACCACGGTCATGGTGATCGTGCAGGCACTGGCCCAGGTCGCCGCGGTGACCGTGCTGCGCCGCCGGCAGCCGGGGCTGCGGCGCCCGTACCGGATGTGGCTGTACCCGCTGCCGAGCGTCGTGGCGCTGGCCGGCTGGCTGGTGATCTACGGCTACGCGGACGCGAACTCGCCCGGACGGCACCCCATCGAATGGTCGCTGGCCTGGGTCGCGGCCGGTGTGGTGGCCTTCCTGCTGTGGGCCCGGCACGAGAAGGAGTGGCCGTTCGGGCCGAAGCGGATCGACGAGCGGTATCTGCACGGCGCGGATCCGGATGCCGAGCGGCTTGCCGGCGAGGAGGGCGGACCGGCCGGCGCCGAGGGGGCCGTCGGAGCGCCCGGCTGA
- a CDS encoding alpha/beta hydrolase → MKWLRVGAAVSALALGLLAGCGGGDVVDASRVPRLRAQPADAANGQPRVVPPRGPRSAFTPFRTTGDDGTQVVTTKWYGRKSGFTGDIWVWLPPQYHQPRYAKSGFPVLIALPGAYGYPFNYWAGAPFALEERIAEWSQQGKTLPFIVVMPVLNPAKKYYDGSDIPGQPKMGTWLTEDVPDFARANFRTYGSRDGWAFMGSSSGGFASLKAVLKQPERFKAAIVNGPDTAPDSPMWQGHPQEMRANDPRHLARQLAARRGPQVYLAFELGSLETAVPDVKRFIRDYTGGPIHSTLFEIPDGVHSAHTYIQRMAESLHWISEQMQGPVPSA, encoded by the coding sequence ATGAAGTGGCTGCGCGTCGGTGCTGCGGTGAGTGCGCTGGCTCTGGGGCTGCTGGCCGGCTGCGGCGGCGGGGACGTCGTCGACGCGTCCCGGGTGCCCCGGCTGCGGGCGCAGCCGGCGGACGCGGCCAACGGCCAGCCGCGGGTGGTGCCGCCGCGCGGTCCGCGCTCCGCCTTCACCCCGTTCCGTACGACGGGCGATGACGGCACCCAGGTGGTGACGACGAAGTGGTACGGCCGCAAGTCCGGCTTCACCGGCGACATCTGGGTGTGGCTGCCGCCGCAGTACCACCAGCCGCGGTACGCCAAGAGCGGCTTCCCGGTGCTGATCGCGCTGCCCGGCGCGTACGGCTATCCGTTCAACTACTGGGCGGGCGCGCCGTTCGCGCTGGAGGAGCGGATCGCGGAGTGGTCGCAGCAGGGCAAGACGTTGCCGTTCATCGTGGTGATGCCGGTGCTCAACCCCGCCAAGAAGTACTACGACGGCAGCGACATCCCGGGGCAGCCGAAGATGGGCACCTGGCTGACGGAGGACGTGCCGGACTTCGCGCGGGCCAACTTCCGTACGTACGGGAGCCGTGACGGCTGGGCGTTCATGGGGTCCTCGTCCGGTGGGTTCGCCTCGCTGAAGGCCGTGCTCAAACAGCCGGAGCGGTTCAAGGCCGCCATCGTCAACGGCCCTGACACGGCGCCGGATTCGCCGATGTGGCAGGGCCACCCGCAGGAGATGCGCGCCAACGACCCGCGCCATCTGGCCCGCCAGTTGGCGGCGCGGCGGGGGCCGCAGGTCTATCTGGCCTTCGAACTCGGCAGCCTGGAAACCGCGGTGCCCGATGTGAAGCGCTTCATCCGGGACTACACGGGCGGGCCGATCCACTCCACGCTCTTCGAGATACCGGACGGGGTGCACAGCGCCCACACCTACATCCAGCGCATGGCCGAATCCCTGCACTGGATCAGCGAGCAGATGCAGGGGCCGGTGCCGTCGGCCTGA
- a CDS encoding YbaK/EbsC family protein yields the protein MPVPMDAFDDVRPAAECLELLTEPVAAAIRTWSGSVPVQELRYVDTDPAIADTAVLVEHHGPWLLQQSANCVVVAGRRGGETTLAACVVLSHTRVDVNGVVRRQLGARKASFAPMGTAVGESGMEYGGITPIGLPAGWPLFVDAAVADVPYALIGSGGRRGKLIVPGKALAELPGATVLDGLGVA from the coding sequence ATGCCCGTGCCGATGGATGCTTTCGACGATGTCCGGCCCGCCGCCGAGTGCCTGGAGCTGCTGACCGAGCCGGTCGCCGCCGCGATCCGCACCTGGAGCGGATCCGTACCGGTCCAGGAGCTGCGCTACGTCGACACGGACCCGGCCATCGCGGACACCGCCGTCCTCGTCGAACACCACGGCCCCTGGCTGCTCCAGCAGTCGGCGAACTGCGTGGTAGTGGCAGGCAGGCGCGGCGGCGAGACCACGCTGGCCGCCTGCGTCGTCCTCTCGCACACCCGCGTGGACGTCAACGGCGTGGTACGCCGCCAACTGGGCGCCCGCAAGGCGTCGTTCGCGCCGATGGGCACGGCGGTCGGCGAGAGCGGGATGGAGTACGGCGGCATCACCCCGATCGGTCTGCCGGCCGGCTGGCCGCTGTTCGTGGACGCCGCGGTCGCCGACGTTCCCTATGCGCTGATCGGCAGCGGCGGCCGCCGCGGCAAGCTCATCGTCCCCGGCAAGGCGCTGGCCGAGCTGCCCGGCGCCACGGTCCTGGACGGGCTCGGCGTCGCATAG
- a CDS encoding acyltransferase: protein MFSSVAAWRRRVVSRAVHRGARWVREVAAVTAERPGPYRFRRIGPGTRLAFPQGTVFGDPWIEIGDHCIIARDVTLTAGMMPDLDLGAEPILTLGNGVVLGRGSHVIADVRLTIGDDCFFGPGVYVTTTNHSYDDPEVPVGKQWPRSAPVAIGPGSWIGTGAVILPGARLGRNVVVAAGAVVRGEVPDHAVVAGAPAKVVRSWDPQQGWQPPLRTPAPVPIPEGVTPEQLVALGEWQEAAAGEPHGAS, encoded by the coding sequence GTGTTCTCGTCTGTGGCGGCCTGGCGGCGCCGGGTCGTGTCGCGGGCCGTCCACCGCGGCGCGCGCTGGGTGCGGGAGGTCGCGGCGGTCACGGCCGAGCGCCCGGGCCCGTACCGCTTCCGGCGGATCGGCCCCGGCACCCGGCTGGCGTTCCCGCAGGGCACGGTCTTCGGCGACCCTTGGATCGAGATCGGCGACCACTGCATCATCGCCCGGGACGTCACCCTGACGGCGGGAATGATGCCGGACCTCGATCTGGGCGCGGAGCCGATCCTGACGCTGGGGAACGGCGTGGTGCTCGGCCGGGGCAGCCATGTGATCGCCGATGTCCGGCTGACGATCGGCGACGACTGCTTCTTCGGCCCCGGTGTCTATGTGACCACCACGAACCACAGTTACGACGATCCCGAGGTGCCGGTCGGCAAGCAGTGGCCGCGGTCCGCCCCCGTCGCCATCGGGCCCGGCAGCTGGATCGGCACCGGGGCGGTGATCCTGCCCGGGGCGCGGCTGGGCCGGAACGTGGTGGTCGCGGCCGGTGCCGTGGTGCGGGGTGAGGTCCCCGACCACGCGGTGGTCGCCGGGGCGCCCGCCAAGGTCGTCCGCAGCTGGGATCCGCAGCAGGGCTGGCAGCCGCCGCTGCGGACGCCCGCGCCGGTGCCGATCCCCGAGGGCGTCACGCCGGAACAGCTGGTGGCGCTGGGCGAGTGGCAGGAGGCGGCGGCCGGCGAGCCGCACGGGGCCTCCTGA
- a CDS encoding EamA family transporter: MTAVFALATSLLWGLADFGGGLLTRRLQALTVVVVSQTLAAVALGAIVLATGGWREAGPQLWFAVGAGVVGPAAMLCFYRALALGPMGVVSPLASLGTVLVPLGVGIVAGERPGLLQATGMVVAVVGVLLAGGPRVSGASIARQTVVLTLISALGFGAVMALISEASTTVTGLFLALFVQRVCNVAVGGAALYASVRRGTPALPEGGLPALRGALPMLAFVGIADVAANGTYSLAAQHGPVTMAAVLASLYPVVTSLAALGVLKERMQAIQTAGASLALVGSVLLASGG, translated from the coding sequence ATGACAGCGGTCTTCGCCCTGGCCACCAGCCTTCTGTGGGGGCTCGCCGACTTCGGCGGCGGACTGCTCACCCGACGGCTGCAGGCGCTGACCGTGGTGGTCGTCTCGCAGACGCTGGCCGCCGTGGCGCTCGGCGCCATCGTGCTGGCCACCGGCGGCTGGCGGGAGGCCGGACCGCAGCTGTGGTTCGCGGTCGGCGCCGGCGTCGTGGGGCCCGCCGCGATGCTCTGCTTCTACCGCGCCCTGGCCCTCGGCCCGATGGGCGTGGTCTCCCCGCTCGCCTCGCTCGGCACCGTCCTCGTCCCGCTCGGGGTGGGCATCGTGGCGGGTGAGCGGCCGGGGCTGCTCCAGGCCACCGGCATGGTCGTGGCCGTGGTCGGCGTCCTGCTGGCCGGCGGCCCCCGCGTCAGCGGCGCCTCCATCGCCCGCCAGACGGTCGTACTGACGCTGATCTCGGCGCTCGGCTTCGGCGCGGTGATGGCGCTGATCTCGGAGGCGTCCACGACCGTGACGGGGCTCTTCCTCGCGCTGTTCGTCCAGCGGGTGTGCAACGTCGCCGTCGGCGGCGCCGCGCTCTACGCGTCGGTGCGGCGCGGCACCCCGGCACTGCCCGAAGGCGGCCTGCCCGCTCTGCGCGGCGCACTGCCCATGCTCGCCTTCGTCGGGATCGCCGACGTCGCCGCCAACGGCACGTACTCCCTCGCCGCCCAGCACGGCCCGGTCACCATGGCGGCGGTGCTCGCCTCGCTCTACCCCGTCGTCACCTCGCTCGCGGCGCTCGGCGTCCTCAAGGAGCGGATGCAGGCGATCCAGACGGCCGGCGCCTCGCTCGCCCTGGTCGGCTCGGTGCTGCTCGCCTCCGGCGGCTGA
- a CDS encoding gamma carbonic anhydrase family protein, protein MAERAVVSQVGGKHPRIDQQAFTAPTSVVLGEVTLAAGASVWYHAVLRADCGPIVLGADSNIQDNCTVHVDPGFPVTVGERVSVGHNAVLHGCTVEDDVLIGMGATVLNGARIGAGSLIAAQALVPQGMEVPPGSLVAGVPAKVKRALTDEERELIKVNAAMYLELAARHREAFADPEE, encoded by the coding sequence ATGGCAGAACGGGCAGTGGTTTCCCAGGTGGGCGGCAAGCACCCGAGGATCGATCAGCAGGCGTTCACCGCCCCGACCTCCGTCGTGCTCGGCGAGGTCACCCTGGCCGCCGGCGCGAGCGTCTGGTACCACGCGGTGCTGCGGGCCGACTGCGGCCCCATCGTGCTCGGCGCGGACAGCAACATCCAGGACAACTGCACGGTCCACGTCGACCCCGGCTTCCCGGTGACCGTCGGCGAACGGGTCTCCGTCGGGCACAACGCGGTCCTGCACGGCTGCACCGTCGAGGACGACGTGCTGATCGGCATGGGCGCGACGGTGCTGAACGGCGCCCGCATCGGGGCGGGTTCGCTGATCGCCGCGCAGGCACTGGTCCCGCAGGGCATGGAGGTGCCGCCCGGCTCCCTCGTCGCCGGGGTGCCGGCGAAGGTCAAGCGGGCGCTCACCGACGAGGAGCGCGAACTCATCAAGGTCAACGCCGCGATGTACCTGGAGCTGGCGGCACGCCACCGGGAGGCGTTCGCCGACCCCGAGGAGTGA
- a CDS encoding GNAT family N-acetyltransferase, giving the protein MITMRAAVPDDADELVRLRRLMFLSMNGQDAPGSWERDAEAMARRLLTGPDPRLGGFVVPGDAPGAPHLAACAVGTVEERLPAPGHPSGRFGFIFNVCTDPRYRGRGYARATTEALLGWFAERGVTRVDLHATDGAEPLYRSLGFAEHSTPLSLDLRRHATAT; this is encoded by the coding sequence ATGATCACGATGCGGGCGGCTGTTCCCGATGATGCCGACGAACTGGTCCGGCTGCGCCGGCTGATGTTCCTCTCCATGAACGGGCAGGACGCGCCCGGGAGTTGGGAGCGGGACGCGGAGGCGATGGCGCGTCGGCTGCTGACCGGCCCGGATCCGCGGCTGGGCGGGTTCGTGGTGCCGGGTGACGCACCGGGTGCGCCGCATCTGGCGGCCTGTGCGGTCGGGACGGTCGAGGAGCGACTGCCGGCGCCGGGCCATCCGTCGGGGCGCTTCGGCTTCATCTTCAACGTCTGCACGGATCCTCGCTACCGTGGCCGCGGCTATGCGCGGGCCACGACGGAGGCACTGCTCGGCTGGTTCGCGGAGCGGGGCGTGACCCGCGTCGATCTGCACGCCACGGACGGGGCGGAGCCGCTGTACCGCAGCCTGGGCTTCGCCGAGCACTCCACGCCGCTGTCGCTGGACCTGCGGCGCCACGCGACCGCCACCTGA
- a CDS encoding CoA-binding protein has translation MYGDPRTIRRILTELGDTWAVVGLSNNDQRAAHGVAEVLQRYGKRIVPVHPKAETVHGEQGYPSLDAIPFPVDVVDVFVNSELAGGVADEAVSVGAKAVWFQLGVVDETAWDRVRDAGLEMVMDRCPAIEIPRLG, from the coding sequence ATGTACGGCGACCCCCGGACGATCCGCCGGATCCTCACCGAGCTCGGCGACACCTGGGCCGTCGTGGGGCTGTCCAACAACGACCAGCGCGCGGCACACGGCGTCGCCGAGGTGCTGCAGCGCTACGGCAAGCGGATCGTGCCGGTGCACCCGAAGGCCGAGACGGTGCACGGCGAGCAGGGCTACCCGTCGCTCGACGCGATCCCCTTCCCCGTCGATGTGGTCGACGTCTTCGTCAACAGCGAGCTGGCGGGCGGCGTTGCCGACGAGGCCGTCTCGGTCGGGGCGAAGGCCGTGTGGTTCCAGCTCGGCGTGGTCGACGAGACGGCCTGGGACCGGGTGCGCGACGCGGGGCTGGAGATGGTGATGGACCGTTGTCCGGCGATTGAGATTCCCCGTTTGGGCTGA
- a CDS encoding DUF4333 domain-containing protein encodes MRYLRAAGLVLAGAALLTGGLTAGNQWLAERDATSEVNGRTDAVPREEVARSLSDHLSLPVILRGPRSVDCAQDLRAVRGAWIRCTAHYLRGTDRGMTVRVVRVRGDEITYVHDAPHR; translated from the coding sequence GTGCGGTATCTGCGAGCGGCCGGTCTGGTGCTGGCGGGCGCGGCTCTGCTGACCGGCGGCCTCACCGCGGGCAACCAGTGGCTGGCGGAGCGGGACGCGACGAGCGAGGTGAACGGCCGGACGGACGCCGTTCCGCGCGAGGAGGTCGCCCGTTCCCTCTCGGACCATCTGTCGCTGCCGGTGATCCTCCGCGGGCCGCGCTCGGTCGACTGCGCCCAGGACCTGCGCGCGGTCAGGGGTGCGTGGATCCGCTGCACGGCCCACTACCTGCGGGGGACCGACCGCGGGATGACCGTGCGCGTCGTCCGGGTCCGCGGTGACGAGATCACCTACGTGCACGACGCGCCGCACCGCTGA
- a CDS encoding helix-turn-helix domain-containing protein, which produces MTDLDQLTQSLARNLKHWRAERGFTLDALAARAGVSRGMIIQIEQARTNPSVGTTVKIADALGVSITTLLDYEQGPQVRIVPQSEAVRLWSTEAGSRTVLLVGAEAPGPFELWDWRLMPGDSSTSDPHPPGTVELIHVRSGTLTLLVDDVEHEVPPGASATFEAKAPHGYRNDGGEPVEMTMSVIIPPVRRDGPPRREGAC; this is translated from the coding sequence GTGACGGATCTCGACCAGCTCACGCAGTCGCTCGCGCGCAATCTCAAGCACTGGCGTGCCGAACGCGGCTTCACCCTCGACGCGCTCGCGGCCCGCGCCGGGGTCAGTCGCGGCATGATCATCCAGATCGAGCAGGCCCGTACGAACCCGAGCGTGGGGACCACCGTCAAGATCGCCGACGCGCTCGGCGTCAGCATCACCACGCTCCTCGACTACGAACAGGGCCCGCAGGTGCGGATCGTCCCGCAGAGCGAGGCGGTCCGACTGTGGTCCACCGAGGCCGGCAGCCGTACCGTGCTCCTGGTGGGGGCCGAGGCGCCGGGGCCGTTCGAACTGTGGGACTGGCGGCTGATGCCCGGCGACAGCAGCACCTCCGATCCGCACCCGCCCGGCACCGTCGAGCTGATCCACGTCCGGTCCGGCACGCTGACCCTCCTCGTGGACGACGTCGAGCACGAGGTGCCGCCCGGCGCCTCGGCGACGTTCGAGGCCAAGGCTCCGCACGGCTACCGCAACGACGGCGGCGAACCGGTCGAGATGACCATGTCCGTGATCATCCCGCCCGTCCGCCGAGACGGTCCGCCGCGGCGCGAAGGCGCCTGTTAG
- a CDS encoding ATP-binding protein yields the protein MTAWAEHGPLPGVVGRAVEHEQMSGLLGSAPLVTLTGGPGVGKSVLARAVLDEHTARRGGTVVRVACWDGLTEGGLLDALLRAAGLPDAAHRDTARALAHRTAHPCVSKPARGRAAGPADDRRPDSATTAPPTGGAALAALGTYCRQQRATVLLDDCDPVLDECALLVRRLLRAAPGLRIVATARHALGLAEERVVRIAPLPVTLGEGIAGPAVELLATRTGPAAPELLVTVCQALEGSPLAIALAAHQLERMSLPQLAAQVGADGALFYSGPAATVRHTSLYAAHAAGYALCSPTDRRVWARLSVLPGDFDPWLAGCVCTSSDVPAGAVEGALERLRRASVVECVRDAGGVHEDTGAALPPRYRLPRAARDFGRTQLREAGEEAAALRRFRQACAALAAEAQIAWQGPNQQVAMRLVEDEQHNLDAALTRPPQDAEDALSALEIAVSLWFHWAACGFRHEGRAHLDRLLLLSREDTALRARALWLAGYLAAQEQALTTAEELLRQAWTAAVMHADSDGLARIAHVHGVLALYRSDPATAVRCLEEATRHRSRDPWFGPGPAHSGALLAIALAPLDAERARGAARSAWEERHSDGDFWLYSTILYADALTERAHGEPAAALRACRKALVAKKLVGDPLFIAGARNMLAGLRRAVRDGRPVPGCDGDSPWWQRRGPGVRPQSFFSRLRAGP from the coding sequence ATGACCGCGTGGGCCGAGCACGGGCCACTGCCCGGCGTTGTGGGGCGGGCAGTTGAGCACGAGCAGATGTCCGGGCTGCTCGGCAGCGCTCCGCTGGTGACGCTCACGGGAGGGCCGGGGGTGGGCAAGAGCGTCCTCGCCCGCGCCGTCCTCGACGAGCACACCGCACGGCGCGGCGGCACGGTCGTCCGGGTCGCCTGCTGGGACGGCCTGACCGAGGGCGGTCTGCTGGACGCGCTCCTCCGGGCCGCGGGGCTGCCCGACGCCGCCCACCGGGACACCGCCCGGGCACTCGCCCACCGTACGGCGCACCCCTGCGTCAGCAAGCCGGCGCGCGGCCGGGCGGCGGGGCCGGCCGACGACCGGCGCCCCGACTCCGCCACCACCGCTCCCCCGACGGGCGGAGCGGCCCTCGCCGCGCTCGGGACGTACTGCCGTCAGCAGCGGGCGACGGTGCTGCTGGACGACTGCGACCCGGTGCTCGACGAATGCGCCCTGCTGGTGCGGAGATTGCTGCGGGCCGCGCCGGGGCTGCGGATCGTGGCGACCGCGCGGCACGCACTGGGCCTCGCCGAGGAACGGGTGGTACGGATCGCGCCGCTGCCGGTGACGCTGGGCGAGGGCATCGCCGGACCGGCCGTCGAGCTGCTGGCCACCCGCACCGGGCCGGCCGCGCCGGAACTGCTGGTCACCGTGTGCCAGGCGCTGGAGGGCTCGCCGCTGGCGATCGCGCTGGCCGCGCACCAGTTGGAGCGGATGTCGCTGCCACAGCTCGCGGCTCAGGTGGGCGCGGACGGGGCGCTGTTCTACTCGGGGCCGGCGGCGACCGTCCGGCACACCTCGCTGTACGCCGCGCACGCCGCGGGCTACGCGCTCTGCTCCCCCACCGACCGGCGGGTGTGGGCGAGACTCTCGGTGCTCCCCGGCGATTTCGATCCCTGGCTCGCGGGGTGCGTCTGCACCAGCAGTGACGTTCCTGCAGGTGCGGTCGAGGGTGCGTTGGAGCGGCTGCGCAGGGCCTCGGTCGTCGAATGCGTACGGGACGCGGGCGGTGTGCACGAGGACACCGGTGCCGCGCTGCCGCCCCGCTACCGACTCCCCCGCGCGGCCCGCGACTTCGGGCGGACCCAGCTGCGCGAGGCCGGCGAGGAGGCCGCCGCGCTGCGCCGCTTCCGGCAGGCATGCGCGGCGCTCGCCGCCGAGGCCCAGATCGCCTGGCAGGGCCCGAACCAGCAGGTCGCCATGCGGCTCGTGGAGGACGAACAGCACAACCTCGATGCCGCGCTGACCCGTCCGCCGCAGGACGCGGAGGACGCCCTGAGCGCGCTGGAGATCGCGGTCTCGCTGTGGTTCCACTGGGCGGCCTGCGGCTTCCGCCACGAGGGCCGGGCGCATCTGGACCGGCTGCTGCTGCTCTCCCGGGAGGACACCGCCCTACGGGCACGGGCCCTGTGGCTGGCCGGCTATCTGGCGGCACAGGAACAGGCGCTCACCACCGCGGAGGAACTGCTCCGCCAGGCGTGGACGGCGGCCGTCATGCACGCGGACTCCGACGGGCTGGCCCGTATCGCGCATGTACACGGCGTGCTGGCGCTGTACCGCTCGGACCCCGCGACGGCCGTCCGCTGTCTGGAGGAGGCCACCCGGCACCGCTCCCGGGACCCCTGGTTCGGCCCGGGCCCGGCACACAGCGGGGCGCTGCTCGCCATCGCGCTGGCCCCGCTCGACGCCGAGCGGGCCCGCGGGGCCGCCCGCAGCGCCTGGGAGGAACGGCACTCCGACGGCGACTTCTGGCTCTACTCGACGATCCTGTACGCGGACGCGCTGACCGAACGCGCCCACGGCGAGCCGGCCGCGGCGCTGCGCGCCTGCCGCAAGGCGCTGGTGGCCAAGAAGCTCGTCGGTGACCCGCTGTTCATCGCGGGTGCCCGCAACATGCTCGCCGGCCTGCGCCGCGCGGTACGCGACGGCCGCCCGGTGCCGGGGTGCGACGGCGACAGCCCGTGGTGGCAGCGCCGGGGCCCCGGCGTCCGGCCGCAGTCGTTCTTCTCACGGCTGCGCGCGGGCCCCTGA